A stretch of Rhododendron vialii isolate Sample 1 chromosome 4a, ASM3025357v1 DNA encodes these proteins:
- the LOC131322678 gene encoding uncharacterized protein LOC131322678 encodes MAMNPSSLSFMFLSLCTLFSATSVSSSTSISYSHHCASMVPESTPTTPSTTTFPYLMPVLVKYTGGDRILNNINNSSESQSKIYFRFLPTENIFETKTSGVYKIEASLIFRSSGFYYHGNHTRRNSLEFAFDGFWSQYSGKLCMVGSASWYSNGGNLINLDAVLKLNYPMNLTIFNSLITGKLESLASLNDPNYFDPVLLLEFGSSSYYPYSSSNYQYSLVSGKFDSDCRGGIDIPKNQSLGLQPGFLCYTMNSGQNDVFNLEYLNECSSLKNCTPLGKDDNDKLPSQMTLNAFQCSEEEHKVQYVIKFGSGYQYLAPDPNTALVGEGSWDEKKNQLCVVACRFLNSTDSLDSARVGDCSIRLSLWYPAFWTIRNRTSVLGQIWTNKTVNESGYFNRITFRSHDNSMAVVPGLRYEYTVTEKVRKLCPFNEPVIKKSNRYPKWNSDDLAFDMLVEDSTGNHSWSWSKATPSFFGDQNYVLKVNPFSTRMSMNGTIAVEETSTHHGPLNITYAILPYQTSSATSVIFNSTLGISAEGLYDEETGRVCMVGCRKLSTGESMDCELLLKFQFPLVNAKEEGKIRGSIESTREETDHLYFKHLEMTGWVFYREEAKRSVQRLDLEIVMVLISYTLACVFVGLQIFYVKRNPQVLPFASLFMLVILTLGHMVTLVLNFEALFLGNRKRNNVSLGSQRWLEVNEVVVRAVTMVAFLLHLRLLQLAFSARLGDENQKGIWVAEKKAMLVSSTIYILGLLFALFLNTRNLISYGGLVLDGFLLPQILLNIFHISKENALSHPFYIGTTCVRLLPHVYDLYRAHNFARVQFDGAYFYANPYVDFYSLTWDVVISCGGVLFAIFIYLQQRFGGRCILGRRFREVEMYEKVPVTSSEQ; translated from the coding sequence ATGGCAATGAatccttcttctctctcctttatgtttctctctctttgcaCTCTCTTCTCTGCAACTTCAGTCTCTTCTTCGACCTCCATCTCTTACTCCCACCACTGCGCTTCGATGGTCCCCGAGTCAACCCCAACCACTCCCTCCACCACCACATTCCCATATCTCATGCCAGTCCTCGTTAAATACACCGGCGGCGACAGAATCCTTAACAACATCAACAACTCCTCCGAATCCCAATCCAAAATATACTTCAGGTTTCTTCCTACCGAGAACATCTTCGAAACCAAAACGTCCGGTGTTTACAAGATCGAAGCGTCCTTAATCTTCCGATCATCGGGCTTTTATTACCATGGCAATCATACAAGGAGAAACTCATTAGAATTTGCGTTTGATGGGTTTTGGTCACAGTACTCTGGGAAGCTATGTATGGTAGGCTCGGCTTCTTGGTACTCGAACGGAGGTAATTTGATCAATCTTGATGCAGTCCTTAAGCTTAACTATCCTATGAATTTGACTATCTTCAATAGTTTAATAACTGGGAAATTGGAGAGTTTGGCTTCTCTGAATGATCCGAATTATTTCGATCCTGTTTTACTTTTGGAGTTTGGTTCATCGAGTTACTATCCGTATTCATCGAGTAACTATCAGTATTCATTGGTTTCTGGGAAATTTGATAGCGATTGTCGCGGTGGGATTGATATTCCCAAAAATCAATCACTTGGTTTACAACCAGGATTTTTATGTTACACAATGAACAGTGGGCAAAACGATGTTTTTAACTTGGAGTATTTGAATGAGTGCAgttctttaaaaaattgtactccTCTTGGTAAGGATGATAACGATAAGTTGCCCAGTCAAATGACGTTGAATGCCTTTCAGTGTTCTGAGGAGGAACACAAGGTGCAATATGTGATCAAATTTGGATCAGGTTACCAATACCTAGCTCCTGATCCCAATACAGCGCTCGTTGGAGAGGGATCGTGGGATGAAAAGAAGAATCAACTATGCGTAGTTGCTTGCCGGTTTTTGAACTCTACCGACTCGTTGGACAGTGCCCGGGTTGGTGATTGTTCGATTAGGTTGAGCTTGTGGTACCCTGCTTTCTGGACAATCAGGAACAGAACAAGTGTTTTGGGCCAGATTTGGACTAACAAAACTGTTAACGAGTCTGGATACTTCAATAGAATTACGTTTAGAAGTCACGACAATAGCATGGCTGTGGTTCCTGGTTTGAGATATGAGTACACGGTAACCGAAAAAGTAAGAAAGTTGTGTCCTTTCAACGAGCCGGTTATTAAGAAAAGCAACAGATATCCAAAGTGGAATTCTGACGACTTGGCATTTGACATGTTGGTTGAAGATTCTACGGGGAATCATTCTTGGTCTTGGAGTAAAGCAACGCCTAGCTTTTTCGGTGATCAAAATTACGTGCTGAAGGTGAACCCATTTTCTACCCGTATGTCAATGAATGGCACGATTGCGGTTGAGGAAACGAGTACACATCACGGCCCATTGAATATTACCTATGCGATTTTGCCATATCAGACTTCTTCAGCTACATCGGTAATTTTCAATAGTACACTTGGCATTTCTGCTGAAGGGTTGTATGATGAGGAAACAGGAAGGGTATGTATGGTAGGCTGTAGAAAGCTATCAACAGGTGAATCAATGGACTGTGAGCTTCTTTTGAAATTCCAATTCCCGCTGGTAAATgcaaaagaagaagggaaaattaGGGGAAGCATCGAAAGCACGAGGGAGGAAACTGACCATCTTTATTTCAAGCACTTGGAAATGACTGGATGGGTTTTCTACAGAGAGGAAGCCAAAAGATCTGTTCAGCGGTTGGATTTGGAGATCGTGATGGTTTTGATCTCCTACACGCTCGCTTGTGTGTTTGTGGGGCTGCAAATTTTTTACGTGAAAAGGAACCCTCAAGTGCTTCCTTTTGCGTCCCTTTTCATGCTTGTGATCCTCACTTTAGGGCATATGGTTACTCTTGTGCTAAACTTTGAAGCTTTGTTTCTAGGAAATCGCAAGCGAAATAATGTATCGCTTGGGAGTCAAAGGTGGCTCGAAGTGAACGAGGTGGTTGTGAGAGCAGTTACAATGGTGGCTTTCTTGTTGCATCTCCGGCTTCTCCAACTGGCGTTTTCAGCACGTTTGGGCGACGAAAACCAGAAGGGCATATGGGTTGCTGAAAAGAAGGCAATGCTGGTTTCTTCAACAATTTACATATTGGGGTTACTTTTTGCTTTGTTTCTAAATACGAGGAATTTAATATCTTATGGTGGTTTGGTCCTCGACGGTTTCCTTCTCCCTCAAATCCTCCTCAACATTTTCCATATCTCAAAGGAAAATGCTCTTTCTCATCCATTTTACATTGGAACCACTTGCGTTCGGTTGCTACCTCATGTGTACGATCTCTACCGGGCTCACAACTTTGCTCGAGTCCAATTTGATGGGGCATACTTTTACGCAAATCCTTACGTGGATTTCTACTCCCTCACTTGGGACGTAGTTATTTCTTGCGGGGGTGTTCTGTTTGCGATTTTCATTTACTTGCAGCAGCGATTTGGCGGGCGGTGTATCCTTGGGCGGAGATTTAGGGAGGTTGAAATGTACGAGAAGGTGCCGGTAACAAGCAGTGAGCAGTAG